One segment of Stenotrophomonas sp. SAU14A_NAIMI4_8 DNA contains the following:
- a CDS encoding winged helix-turn-helix transcriptional regulator has protein sequence MDSLRLLDLEIDRPSQRVSRDGEVLPVSGLSWTLLDVLLAHGTDVVDFDTLAAQVWAPAVVGEDAISQRVKLLRQALGDDGRNPRYIRSVRARGYQLCAPPLPVQAPTPRARWRRWAALFASMAALLAVAVGLLFWSRPAPQGAAQSLLQRADYYAGIGQASNNERAISLYRQALQADPESTPARRGLSRALSAQGCLFNGSPAQMREALALAEQERRRAPREAATHALWGYAQDCLGDMRQAMAGYRHAIELDPGDERSRASLAYLQQERGELATALRQNLSLKAPERVRFRDVQVARELELLGFTQAAGQRHARNFQLYPDNVFSNIAWPRSLYLAGAPQQARQALDEALARGTPHPQLRRLQGELALLAGDPAAAAQAFELGRQLRPQQSLGQTLAALHGAQPAQAAWISQRLQQLGDQAGAGDGWPDAAIERALLLQALGQTDHAVAALQQAVDDGFRDVAWLRTTPLFVPLRGAPGWPALLQRLETDIARQRAQVLAAAWRPDDLASLSAAPAAGTR, from the coding sequence ATGGACAGCCTGCGCCTGCTCGACCTGGAGATCGATCGCCCGTCGCAACGGGTCAGTCGTGACGGCGAGGTACTGCCCGTCAGCGGCCTGAGCTGGACCCTGTTGGACGTGCTGCTGGCCCATGGCACCGACGTCGTGGATTTCGACACCTTGGCCGCCCAGGTATGGGCGCCGGCCGTGGTGGGCGAAGACGCGATCAGCCAGCGGGTGAAGCTGCTCCGCCAGGCGCTCGGTGACGACGGCCGCAATCCCCGTTACATCCGCTCGGTGCGCGCGCGCGGCTACCAGCTGTGTGCGCCGCCGCTGCCGGTCCAGGCCCCCACGCCGCGCGCCCGCTGGCGCCGCTGGGCCGCGCTGTTCGCCTCGATGGCCGCGTTGCTGGCGGTCGCTGTCGGACTGTTGTTCTGGTCACGGCCTGCGCCGCAAGGCGCCGCGCAGTCGCTGCTGCAGCGCGCCGACTATTACGCCGGCATCGGCCAGGCCAGCAACAACGAACGGGCGATCAGTCTGTACCGGCAGGCCCTGCAGGCCGATCCGGAATCCACACCGGCCCGGCGCGGCCTGTCACGCGCGCTGTCGGCGCAGGGCTGCCTGTTCAATGGCAGCCCTGCGCAGATGAGGGAGGCGCTGGCATTGGCCGAGCAGGAGCGCCGGCGCGCGCCGCGCGAGGCCGCCACGCATGCACTCTGGGGCTACGCGCAGGATTGCCTGGGTGACATGCGCCAGGCCATGGCCGGCTACCGCCACGCCATCGAGCTGGACCCTGGCGACGAACGCAGCCGCGCGTCGCTGGCCTACCTGCAGCAGGAGCGCGGCGAGCTGGCCACCGCACTGCGCCAGAACCTGTCGTTGAAGGCGCCCGAACGCGTGCGCTTCCGTGACGTACAGGTCGCGCGCGAACTGGAACTGCTCGGCTTCACCCAGGCGGCGGGGCAGCGTCACGCGCGCAACTTCCAGCTGTACCCGGACAATGTCTTTTCGAACATCGCCTGGCCGCGCAGCCTGTACCTGGCCGGCGCACCGCAGCAGGCGCGGCAGGCGCTGGACGAAGCCCTGGCACGTGGCACGCCGCACCCGCAGCTGCGCCGCCTGCAGGGGGAACTGGCGCTGTTGGCCGGTGACCCCGCAGCAGCGGCCCAGGCCTTCGAGCTGGGCCGGCAACTGCGGCCGCAGCAGTCGCTCGGCCAGACCCTGGCGGCCCTGCATGGCGCGCAACCGGCGCAGGCGGCATGGATCAGCCAGCGCCTGCAGCAACTGGGTGACCAGGCAGGGGCAGGGGATGGCTGGCCCGATGCCGCCATCGAGCGGGCGCTGCTGCTGCAGGCCCTGGGCCAGACGGACCACGCCGTGGCGGCACTACAGCAGGCCGTCGACGACGGTTTCCGCGACGTGGCCTGGCTGCGTACCACGCCGCTGTTCGTGCCCCTGCGCGGCGCACCCGGCTGGCCGGCACTGCTGCAGCGCCTGGAAACCGACATCGCCCGCCAGCGCGCGCAGGTACTGGCCGCCGCCTGGCGGCCAGATGACCTGGCCAGCCTCAGTGCAGCGCCGGCAGCAGGAACTCGGTAA